TCCTACTCGATCAGTTACATACCGTCCAGTCGGTTTTTAATGCAGGTGAGTGATGGAAGCGAAGCGCAGGCGGCTGGCGGAGCGGCCCGAGATCATCCTCGAAGCCGCCGCTGCAGTCCTCCGCAAAAGCGGAGCCCGGGGCTGACCATCGACGCGGTCGCGGTCGAGGCCGGTCTGAGCAAGGGCGGCGTGCTGCATCACTACGCCTCGAAGGACGCGTTGATCTCGGCCCTCGTGGCCCGAAAGCTGTCGGACCTGCGCGAGGAGATCGCCGCCTGTGAGGCCGAGATCCCGCCCGGCCCGGCGCGACTGTCGCAGGCCATGGTCGCGCATGTCCGCGGGCATTATTGCGACGACGACGAATCGTCCCGCGCGCTGCTGCTGGCTTCGATCGAGTCGCCCGAGGCGCTTGCTGATTACCGGGCTTTCGTGGCGGATCAGCTGGGCCGTCTGGAGCGGATCGAGGGCGCCTGTCCAGGCGACGGCGCGGTCCTGTTCTTCGCAATCCTGGGGCTGTTCATGGGGCGGGCGCTGGGATTCCACGCGCTCGGGGACGACGCGCTGCAGCCGATGCTCGATGCGCTGGAGCGCATGGCCAAGCGCCCGGAGCGCTGAGGCCGCCGGTCAGGCTTGGAATACCAGTACGGCGCGGGTGCCGGGCGATCCGGGAACATAGGACAGCGCCGAGCGCAGGTTCGTCGCCATGGCGCGCACGATGCGCGAGCCGAGTCCGGTACCCTGGATCTCGCCCTCCCCGTCCAGCCGATGCCGTCATCTTCCACGGCGAGGGAGACGGTGTCGGCAGCGTCCCGGTCGACCGCGACCCGGATCTCCCCCGAGCTGCCCGGTGGGTAGGCGTACTTGTAAGCGTTGGTCACGAGTTCTGTCACGACGACGCCGACCGAGACCGCCTTGTCGGTCGAGAGCCGCACCGGCGCCGCCCGCAGACGGATCGCATGATCGCGCCCGCTCGCCCGCATTGCCGCCTGCAATTCCTCGACGAGACTCGCCAGATAGGCGTCCAGCTCAACCGACTCCACGTCCTCCGATGTGTAGAGGCGGCGGTGAATCCCAGCGATGGCCGAGATCCGCGCCTGCATCTCGTCGAGGGCGGCCTTGGCAGCCGGGTCGGTCACGGCATTGCGCTGCATGTGCGCGAGTGCCGCCACCAGCGCCAGGGAATTCGCTACCCGATGGTTGACCTCGCGCAGCAGCAACTCGGCCCTGTCCCGGGCCTCGCGCATCTCGGCTTCCGCGCGCTCCTTGTCCCGCCGCAAGGCTTCCTGTCGCAAGGCCGTCGCGACGGCCTCGCCGAGGAGTTCGCGGAACTGGCCCTGGATGTCCTTCCAGACGTAGTCGACGGCACCCGCCTTGAGTGCGGCCACCGCGACGCGACTGTCCTCGGAGCCGGTCACGTAGATGACCGGCGGGCCTGCGGCAGGCTGCGGATCTCCGGCAGGAGGTCGAGCCCGGTCTGGCCCGGCATGTAATGGTCCAGCGCCACGGCGTCGACCCCGCCCTGGGCGAGGCGCGCGAGGCCCTCGGCTCCGCTCGCGCAGAGCTCCACCGCGTAGCCGCGCGCCTCCAGCGAGCGCTTGACCAAGCGGCCGAGGCCAGGATCGTCGTCGATGTAGAGGATGCGCGCCGCCGCGGCGGTGCGATCCGCGCCGGTCGTCTCCGCGCTCATGGGTTCGCGGGGACCTCCATGACCGAGAAGAACAGGCCCAGCTGCCGGATTGCGTTGGCGAATCCGTCGTAGTTCACCGGCTTGGTGATGTAGACGTTCGCCCCCAGGTCGTAGCAGCGTTGGATCTCCTGGCTGTCGTCGGTGGTGGTGAGCACCACCACGGGTGAGCGTCGCGTATGCGGGTTCGCCTTGACCTTCTCCAGGATGTCGAGCCCGGTCATGTCCGGCAGGTTGAGGTCGAGCAGGATCAGAAGGTGACGCCGGGCACTCGCCAGTCCGGACCCGTCCGGCCCGAACAGGTACTCGAGGGCGGACGTGCCGTTCTGAAACGGCACGATCTCGTTGTTCACGCCCGCCCGCCGGATATTCCGCTCGATCAGGCGCGCGTGACCCTCGTCGTCTTCGATCATCACGATGCTGACGGGATGCACGGCTCGCTCCACGCTCATTCGGCGGCGAGGGGCGCCGGCTCACGGTCTTCGAAAACCGCTGTAGACGCACCGTGCGGCAAGGTCACGTTGAACGTCGTGCCCTCCCCGAGTTTCGAGGTGATGTCGATGCGGCCGCCGAACGACCGGATCAGCGCCTTGACGTGAGCGAGGCCGATCCCCTCCCCGGGACGGTCCTGGGCGCCCGACCGCCGGAACAGTTCGAAGACACGCCCGTGGTCGCGCTCGGCGATGCCCCGACCATTGTCGGTCACCGAGAAGCAGACGCCGCGTGCGCCGGCGGGCCGGGCGGTGACGGTCACCCGTCCCGGGCGGGCCGGGTCGAGGTACTTGATCGCGTTGTCGAGGAGATTGCCGAAGATCTGCTCCACCGCGAGCCGGTCGGCGACGATCGAGGGCAGATCGTCCGCGATCGTCACGGTCGCGCCGGCCGCTTCCACTTGATGCCGCTGCGCGTCCACGACACTCCGAAGCAGGGCGGTCATGTCGAGCGGTTCCGGCATGAACTGGCGCCGGCCCTCCCGCGACAGCTTCAGGATCGCGGCGATGAGCCCTTCCATCCGGTTCACGGCAGCCTTGATGAAGCCCAGCGCCTCGCCGAAATCCGCGTCGATCCGCTCAGCCTGCGGGTGGCCGCCGAGGGCAGCCCGGATCTCGACCCGCGTCGCCTCCAACTCGCTGGTGAAGCCCATCACGTTGACGAGCGGCGACCGCAAATCGTGGCTGACGATGTAGGCGTAGCGCTGGATTTCCTCGTTCGATTCCCGCAGGTCGGCTTCGGCTTGGCGCTGCTCGGTGATGTCGGTGTGAACGCCGACCCATTCCCGAACCTCGCCCCGGTCGTCGAGCACCGGGACAGCGCGGATCGCGAAATGCCGCCACGTGCCATCGTGGCAGCGAACCCGATGCTCGTGAACGAAGGTGCGCCGCGCGCGGACCGTCTCGTTCCAGCGATCGACGGATTCCTGCCGGTCGTCGGGATGGACCGCGTCGGCCCATCCGAAACCCTGGTACGCCCCACGGGCCTGACCCGTGATCGCGCTCCAGCCCGGCTGGTCACCGAGCATCCGGCCCGTGGCATCGTTGGTCCAGAGCACGCCGCGGACGGCCTGGACGGCGGCGCGGAAGCGCGCCTCGCTCGCCAGCAACTCGCGCTGAACGCGCTGCTGGTCGATGGACGAGGCCAGCATCGCCAGGAACAGGATGAGGAAGGTCGCGCCCGCCACGTAGAGGGCCAGATTCTCCTGCCGCTGGGGAACCAGCCCGGCATGGGCCGCGTGGGCGCCGGCCTCCGACGCTGTGATCGTGGCCGCCGCCATGCCGGTGTAATGCATGCCGGCCACGGCGAGGCCCATGATGCTGGCGGCGGCAAGCTTCTGCCAGACTCCGTGCTGGCGGAACGCGAGCCACAGCGCAGCCGTCGCGGCGGTGACGGCGATTGCCACCGAGAGGGCCACCACCGCTGCGCTGTAGGCGAGACGTCCTGGGATCTGGAGCGCCGCCATGCCGGTGTAGTGCATGGCGGCGACGCCGAGCCCCATCAGCGGGCCGGCGATGAGCAGACCCGCGAGCCCCTCCCCCTGGTAGGCCACCCACAGGAACGCCCCGCCGGTGAACGCGACGGCGATGAGCAGGGAGAGAAGCGTCAGGCCGATATCGTAGGCGGCCGGCAGGCCCATCTCGAAGGCCAGCATCCCGACGAAGTGCATCGACCAGATGCCGCCGCCCATGGCCAGGGCCGCCCCCGCGATCCAGGGCCACTGCGCGCCCGGAACCGGTCCCCGGATGCGGGCACCCAGATCCAGGGCGGTGTAGGAGGCGAAGATCGAGATGCCGATCGACAGAGCGACGAGCGCCGGATTGTAGCCGGTGTGGACCATGTGGATTCATCGGCACTCGAAGACCGCGCTTCACGATGTATCCTGTGTCGCGGGGCCGCGCTATCGTCTTTGGGAGACAGCCAAATCTTCTGAATAGTGAGCGGGCATGGCAGCCGTTTTCCGATCGCCCTCGCCGCGGGCGGACAAGACGGCAGCACGGGACCGGCGAGAGCAAAACCCAGCTTGATCGCAGCGCCATAGACCTGCTGTGGGTCTGCCGGTGGCCCTTTTCGCAGGGCGGGACGATTGAACCGACGGAACGCGTTTTCGTTCGTGCGCCTTGATCCCGTCGGAAGCGGACGCGGGGCTGCACGAAGAAAAAATACAGGTTTGTCGCGCCGTGCCGGTCTCTTCGATCGCGCCGGCGCGTTGTAGGCTTCGTTGATCGCTCATCGCGAATGCAGGTTCATGAACGAACACGCCGCGACACCGCTGCCCGACCCGCTGCGCATCTCCCTCGCGCGCGCTCTGTACGATTTTGATCGGAGCGAAAGCGCCGAACGCCCGTCCTGGGACGATGATGCGCTCGACGCGGCGCATCCGGGCTTGCGTGCACGCTATCTGCAGCGGGCTGAAGCCCTGGCCGCCGGTCCCCTGGCGGATCTGCTCACCACGGCTGCCGGCAGATCGGCCAACGAGGAGGAGTTGCGGGTGCTCCGCCGCCAGCGGATGGCCCCGGATCGTGAGCGGGAACTGCTGGAGGCCAATAACCGGATGCTGCTCCGTGCCGAGATGGCGGAGGCGGCCAGGGCTGCGTCAGAGGAGGCGCTCGCCCTGGCACGACGCGAACGCGACGTGGCACGGGAGGCGGAAGCGTTCTGGCAGCGCTTCGCGTTCGACGCGGACGACCTCGCCACCCGCCGGCTTATCGAGCAGACCGACGCGCGGGCCGCGGCCGAGCGGGCGGCGATCCATGAGCGGTGCCGCAGGGAGCGCGCCGAGAGCGCGTTGCGTCTTTTTGCGGACCGAGCCGAGGTGATGCCCAAGGAGGGCTGGGCGTCGGAACTCGTCAAGGCGAACCGCGACATCCCGCTCTGGTGGTTCCACGCGGCCCGCGTCGCGCTAGACCCGCCCGAATCGCAGAACGATCCGCAGGCGGATCCCGCCTGACGCGGCTCAGGCCGCCGCCGGCTGCTTGGCCGAGGCGGGCGGGTTCCGGAACAGAGCGGTGCAGCCGGATCCGCGGTGCATGCTCAGGATCGAGGCGCGATCGATCTCCGGGTGTGTCTTCAACACGTTCTGCACGCAGGCGAGAACACGCTCGTATTGTGCCGCGTCGAAGTTCGGCTCGAGCGGACTCACCGCGATGTATGTCTCGACCACCAGCACACGTTCGGCCCGGTCATGACCGACATCCACGGCAATCCAGGAGGACTTGATCAGGCTGGTGCTGGCGAGCATGGGCGTCCCTCGTTCAGCGTTGCATCGTTCTGCTCGCCGCGCAGGCGGGCAATTTTGGCGAAATCATGGACCGGCCCCGCACGAAAGCCAAGGGCCTTTCATCCGCATCGGCCCGCAGGCGGGGCGACGCGGAGACGTGTGTTGAGCCATCCCGATTGTCAGCTTACGGTCGGCCGGGATCGCGGACGCGCTACGCCCACAATGGGTACTCGCCTCCACACAATGGCATGTGGTATACAAATCGCCGGACTCGTCACCCTGGGTCCGAATGACGGTATCGCGATACGACGAAACCGCGTGGTGGGAGGGAGTGCAGATATGATCCGTCGAAGGATGGAAAGCGCCGGACCCGGCGTTGCGCGCCCCACGTCGCGAACTCGCATGGGAATCGCACCGGCTACTCAAGCGGCTTGAGCCGCCTCCCCACATCCCGAAGACCGCCTCCAACTCCGAGACCGATCATGACCAAGGCCCTCGAAGGCGTCCGCATCCTGGACTTCACGCACGTTCAATCCGGCCCGACCTGCACGCAGCTTCTGGCCTGGTTCGGCGCCGACGTCATCAAGGTCGAGCGGCCGGGCGTCGGCGACGCCACGCGCCAGCAGCTTCAGGATATTCCGGATGTGGACAGCCTCTATTTCACGATGCTGAACCACAACAAGCGTTCGATCACGCTGGATTCGAAGAACCCGAAGGGCAAGGAGGTGCTCTGGCGCCTCATCAAGGAATGCGACGTCCTGGTCGAGAACTTCGCGCCCGGCGCACTCGCCCGCATGGGCCTGACCTGGGAGAAGATCCACGAGGCGAACCCGCGTATGATCCTGGCGTCGGTGAAGGGCTTCGGGCCCGGCCGCTATGAGGATTGCAAGGTCTACGAGAACGTCGCGCAATGCGCCGGCGGCTCGGCCTCCACAACCGGCTTCCGCGATGGCATCCCGATGGTGACCGGCGCCCAGATCGGCGATTCCGGCACCGGCCTGCACCTCGCGCTCGGGATCGTCACCGCCCTCTATCACCGGACGCAGAGCGGCCTCGGCCAGAAGGTCGACTGCGCCATGCAGGACGGCGTGCTCAACCTGTGCCGCGTGAAGCTGCGCGACCAGCAGCGCCTCGCGCACGGCCCGCTCCGGGAATACAGCCAGTTCGGCGAGGGCATTCCGTTCGGCGAGGCGACCCCGCGCGCGGGCAACGATTCCGGCGGTGGCCAGCCGGGCCGCATCCTGCGCTGCAAGGGCTGGGAGCAGGATCCGAACGCCTACATCTACGTCATCACCCAGGCGGCGGTCTGGGAGCCGATCTGCGACATCATCGGTGAGCCCGACTGGAAGACCGACCCGAACTACGCCACCCCGAAGGGCCGTCTGCCGCATCTCAACGAGATCTTCACGCGGATCGAGGCGTGGACAATGAAGATGTCCAAGTTCGAGGCGATGGACACCCTCAACAAGTACGACATCCCGTGCGGACCGATCCTGTCGATGAAGGAGATCGCCGAGGATGAGGCCCTGCGGAAGACGGGCACGATCGTCGAGGTCGATCACCCGACTCGCGGCAAGTACCTGACGGTCGGCAACCCCATCAAGCTGTCGGCGAGCCCGAGCGAAGTGGTGCGCTCGCCGCTGCTGGGTGAGCACACCGACGAGATCCTGCGCAGCGTGCTCGGCTATACGGAGGCCGAGGTCGGCGAGATCGCCAATTCGGGCGCGATCGGCGCGATCCAGAAGATCGCCGCCGAGTAAGCGTCGCCCGACCCCTGGTCGGTATCCGGAACGAAATAGCCCGGGACGGTGACGAACCGTCCCGGGCGTATTGATTCAGCGATCACGTGAGCGGGTGCGGGCAAGCGATGGCTGGATCTGCGCCCTAGAATATCCGTTCCGGACCGCGAGGGATCCGGATCAAGCCCAGGATATCGCATGCGCATCGCCTTCATCGGTCAGCAGGATTTCGGAAAAGCCGTCCTCGAGGCGTTCCTGAAGCGGGGCGATGACGTGGCGGGCGTGTTCTGCGCGCCGGAGAAGCCCGGCGCGAAGCCGGACGTGCTGAAGACGGCAGCGCAGGAGAAGGGGCTCCAGGTCTTCCAGTTCCCGAGCCTGAAGAGCCCGGAGGCGGAGGCGGCCATGCGCGGCCTGAACGCCGATATCGGCATCATGGCCTACGTGCTGCAGTTCGCTCCGCAGAGCTTCGTCAACATCCCGACGCACGGCACGATCCAGTACCACCCGAGCCTGCTGCCGCGTTACCGCGGCCCGTCCTCGATCAACTGGCCGATCGCCCGCGGCGAATTGCAGACCGGCCTCACGATCTTTCGTCCCACCGACGGCCTCGATGAAGGACCGGTGATCCTACAGAAGACCTGCCCGATCGGCGCCGACGCGACCCTGGGCGACGTCTACTTCGAGAACCTGTTCCCGATGGGGGTCGACGCCATGCTCGAGGCGGCCGATCTGGTCGTCGCCGGGCAGCACATCGAGGTTGACCAGGACGAAGATGCGGCGAGCTACGAGGGGTGGTTCCGCGCTGCCGAGGCCGAGATCCGCTGGGGCGCTCATGCCGAGCAGATCTACAACCTGATCCGTGCCGCGAACCCGGCGCCCGGCGCCTGGACGACCCTCGACGGCAAGAAGCTTCAGATCTTCGATTCCTGCCTGCACCCGACCCGCCGCCTCTCCGACGTGAAGGGCAAGCCCGGCGAGGTCATCGGCATCGGCGAGAACGGATTCAGCGTCTGCGCGCAGGGCGGCCGGATCGAAGTCCGCAAGGTCAAGCCGGAGGGCGGCAAAAAGGTGTCGGCCGCCGAGTACGCCAAGGAGATTGGGCTCGCCGCGGGGCAGGTGCTGGGCCGATAGGACGGGCCGGCTGGGCGCGCCTTCCGCCGGACGTCAGGCCCGCGCGGGCGCGTTCAACCCGTAGCCGCGGAAGCGCTTTACCGTCGCGTGGATCTCGTGGTCCGACAGGATCACCGGTGCGCCGACCTGGAGCGCGACAGCGTATTGGTGGCACAGGGTCTCCAGCTCGACGGCGAGCCAGAGCGCTTTCTCCAGGCTCGCGCCGGCCGCGATCATGCCGTGGTTCGCCAGAAGGCAGACGTTGCGGTCGACCAGAGCCGCGAGGGCGAGCTCGGACAGTTCCGCCGTGCCGTAGGCCGCGTAGGGCGCGCAGCGGACGGTGGGCCCGCCGAAGGCCGCGATCATGTAGTGCACCGCCGGAATGTCCCGGCCGCACATCGCGAAGGCCGTGCAGTAGACGGGGTGGGCGTGGACCACCGCGCCGATCTCCGGCCGATGGGCCAGGATGTCCCGGTGGAAGCGCCACTCCGAGGATGGTTTCTGGTCCGGCGGGTGCGTGCCGTCTAATCCCATCGGGACGATATCTTCGGGACGCATGCGGGCGGTCGGTAAGCCCGACGGCGTGATGAGCAGGCCGTCACGGAAGCGGACCGAGACGTTCCCCGACGTCCCGCGGTTCAGCCCCTGCACGTCGAGGTCGCGCGCCGCCGCGACGACGCTGTCCCGCGCGATGCGCTCGTCGGTATCCATGCCCGGTCTCCGGTTTCCCCGATCCCGGGTATGCACGAAGCCCGGCGCCGTAAAGACGGCGCCGGGCTGTTTCGGGTGCTGCGGGTGGCGGCTACTGAGCCAGGACTGGCGCGAGGCCGGCCTCGGGCTTCTTGGTGTAGGCCGCGCGCATCGGCTTCAGGACGAAGAGCGCGAGCAGGGCCGCCAGAATGTTCAGCCCCGCCGCGACCAGGAACACCGTGTGCCAACTGCCGGTCATGGTCGTCAGCACGCTGGTGTAGGGCACGATCAGAGCCGCGGTTCCCTTGGCGGTGTAGAGCAGACCGGCATTGGTCGCCGCGTATTTCGACCCGAAGGTGTCGCCGCAGGTCGCCGGGAACAGCGAGTAGATCTCACCCCAGGCGAAGAACACGAGGCCGGTCAGCAGCACGAAGGCGATCGGGTTCTGGCCGAACTGGCTCAGCGCGTAGATGCCGAGGCCCTCGATCGCGAACGACAGGAACATCGTGTTCTCGCGGCCGATATGATCGGACACCCAGCCGAAGAACGGCCGCGTGACGCCGTTGAGCACCCGGTCCAGCGTCGCCGCGAAGGTCAGCGCCGGCAGCGTGATGCCGAGGAGCGAGACCGGGACGTCGGCGATCTTGAAGTCCTTGGCGATCGGGCCGAGCTGTGCGGTCGCCATGAGACCGCCGGCGGCCATCATGACGAACATGGCGTACATGACCCAGAAGATCGGCGTCCGGACCATCTCGGCGGGCTTGTAGTCCCGCTTCGACTGGCTGACCCGCGCAACCTCCGGGACCTGTCCCTTGGCCGGCGCGATCAGGAACAGGGCGATCAGCATCACGATGACGCCCTGGCCGATGCCGAAGTAGAAGAACGCGGCCTCGTAACCCTGTGACTTGATCATCGCCTGGATCGGCACGACGGTGAGCGCAGAGCCCGCGCCGAAGCCCATTGCGGTGATACCGGCGGCGAGACCGCGGCGGTCCGGGAACCACTTCAGGGAGTTGCCCACGCAGGTGCCATAGACGGCGCCGGCGCCGGTGCCGCCGATCGCGGCCGCGATGTAGAGCACCGTGAGCGATTCTGCGTAGGAGTTGATCACCCAGGCGATGCCGCAGAGCAGGCCGCCGAACAGGGTGACGATCCGCGGGCCGTACTTATCGGCGAACCAGCCCTCGATCGGAACCAGCCAGGTCTCGGTGACAACGAAAAGGGTGAAGGCGACCTGGATCGCGGCGCGATCCCAGCCGTGCCGCTCCTGCATCGGGTTCACGAAGAAGGTCCAGCCGTACTGCATGTTGGCAATCATGCACATGCAGACGACGCCGAAGGCGAGTTGCAGCCATCGGCCGCGCCCCACCGGTTTGTGGATCTCGGACATACGCTTCCCTCCTAGGCAGTATTCTTTATGCCTTATGCGCTGTACGGTTTTATGCCCTGCCTCAGCGCGTCATGGCAGAACAAACCGTCCGTCGTTCTTGGAAAATTCTTGGCCCGCAGGCAAATTTGTTCGCATTGCCTCCAGCACACGTCATCGACGATAGCATTCGGAGCCGTGTGGTCGACGGTATGCCAGAAAGATGGTGCTGATATCATCCCTGACTGTCAATCGAACATGCAGAAAAATACCGGATTGAGGCGATGGATTAAGTTCGGCATCCCGAACGTGCCGTTTAACGGCGGTCCAGCCGTACGCATCCGGACTGCTGCGCGATCAAGGATGGCGGCTCTCGTCACAGGTCTGTGGGACCAAGCCGCAATTGACTAGGATCTGGCTAAGGTTTGAGTTAGGTCCGATGAGAGCGCACGACAGAGAATGCGTGCGGGAAATCATATCTGTGAGTTGACTGGACGAGGGATGTCGAACTCCGAACCGTTGAGCGTGAAGCCGATCGTCGCCAGCTCCAGTCTCCGGACCTTGGCCTATGAGGCGCTGAAGAGTGCCATCACCAACATGGACATCTACGGGCGTCCGGACGAGGTGCGGCTCGATGAGCGGAAGCTGTCGCAGGATCTCGGCGTCAGCCGGACTCCGGTGCGCGAGGCGCTGACGGTCCTCGAACAGGAGGGCTTCGTCCGCTCGGAGGCACGGCGCGGCGTCTTCGTCATCAAAAAGAACAAGCGCGAGATCGTCAGCATGATCCACGCGTGGACGGCGTTGGAGAGCATGGCGGCGCGTCTCGCCTGTACGCGGGCGACCGACGCGCAGCTCCGCTCGCTGCGGGAATCCTTCCCGGAATTCTACGAAGGGCAGCCGGCCGAGCACATCGACGAATACTCGGATGCCAACATCCGTTTCCACCAGCGCATCATTGCCCTGGGCCATTGCGACGCCATCGCGGATCTCACCAGTAATCTTCTGATGCATGTCCGCGGCATCCGCAGCACGGCATTGCGGCAGGGTGACCGGGCGGAGCGGTCGATCCGGGAACACGTCGCCATCATCGCCGCGCTCGAAGCCCGGGATGCCGATCTCGCCGAGCGTCTCGTGCGCGAGCACGGCCTCGGCTTGGCGCATCACGTCGACACCTACGGCGATTACCTCGACTAGGATCGGGTCGCCGCGACCCGTCGCGCGGCACAAACTCTCCGGCGCGTCGCAGACCTCAGCTCTGATGCGACGGCTGAATCCCGACGCGATATGCCGGCTCGAGGCAATCGAATCAGTTCGGTAAATCGGATCAGCCGGCGGTCGGGAAAGTGCTTCTCGCCGGTGTCGAAGCCGTTGGTGATGGCAGTGCTGTGCCATGCCCGTAGGTTTGCCTCCGACGTGCCTCCGGCGGCGTGGTCAGTCCCTTCGACACTGTGACTCCGATACCGTCGCCGACTGCACTGCAATATTCGCTTGTGCGCGATCGAGCGGTATCTTTGATCGGTTGGGCCGATCCGAGCGCATGCGTGGGGCACATTGCTCGAGAAAACGGCCAGCAATCTGACCTGCATGCATGGTGAGCATGCGCGGTATTCGATATCTGGCATACCAGACAAGGGCCGGGCATGGCACTTATCGCATCGCAGCATATGACGCGATGACGTCGTTTCGGAGAGTGCTATGACCGTCAGCTT
This window of the Methylobacterium tardum genome carries:
- a CDS encoding GntR family transcriptional regulator, with translation MSNSEPLSVKPIVASSSLRTLAYEALKSAITNMDIYGRPDEVRLDERKLSQDLGVSRTPVREALTVLEQEGFVRSEARRGVFVIKKNKREIVSMIHAWTALESMAARLACTRATDAQLRSLRESFPEFYEGQPAEHIDEYSDANIRFHQRIIALGHCDAIADLTSNLLMHVRGIRSTALRQGDRAERSIREHVAIIAALEARDADLAERLVREHGLGLAHHVDTYGDYLD
- a CDS encoding class II aldolase/adducin family protein encodes the protein MDTDERIARDSVVAAARDLDVQGLNRGTSGNVSVRFRDGLLITPSGLPTARMRPEDIVPMGLDGTHPPDQKPSSEWRFHRDILAHRPEIGAVVHAHPVYCTAFAMCGRDIPAVHYMIAAFGGPTVRCAPYAAYGTAELSELALAALVDRNVCLLANHGMIAAGASLEKALWLAVELETLCHQYAVALQVGAPVILSDHEIHATVKRFRGYGLNAPARA
- a CDS encoding response regulator — translated: MSVERAVHPVSIVMIEDDEGHARLIERNIRRAGVNNEIVPFQNGTSALEYLFGPDGSGLASARRHLLILLDLNLPDMTGLDILEKVKANPHTRRSPVVVLTTTDDSQEIQRCYDLGANVYITKPVNYDGFANAIRQLGLFFSVMEVPANP
- a CDS encoding methionyl-tRNA formyltransferase, with protein sequence MRIAFIGQQDFGKAVLEAFLKRGDDVAGVFCAPEKPGAKPDVLKTAAQEKGLQVFQFPSLKSPEAEAAMRGLNADIGIMAYVLQFAPQSFVNIPTHGTIQYHPSLLPRYRGPSSINWPIARGELQTGLTIFRPTDGLDEGPVILQKTCPIGADATLGDVYFENLFPMGVDAMLEAADLVVAGQHIEVDQDEDAASYEGWFRAAEAEIRWGAHAEQIYNLIRAANPAPGAWTTLDGKKLQIFDSCLHPTRRLSDVKGKPGEVIGIGENGFSVCAQGGRIEVRKVKPEGGKKVSAAEYAKEIGLAAGQVLGR
- the oxlT gene encoding oxalate/formate MFS antiporter; the encoded protein is MSEIHKPVGRGRWLQLAFGVVCMCMIANMQYGWTFFVNPMQERHGWDRAAIQVAFTLFVVTETWLVPIEGWFADKYGPRIVTLFGGLLCGIAWVINSYAESLTVLYIAAAIGGTGAGAVYGTCVGNSLKWFPDRRGLAAGITAMGFGAGSALTVVPIQAMIKSQGYEAAFFYFGIGQGVIVMLIALFLIAPAKGQVPEVARVSQSKRDYKPAEMVRTPIFWVMYAMFVMMAAGGLMATAQLGPIAKDFKIADVPVSLLGITLPALTFAATLDRVLNGVTRPFFGWVSDHIGRENTMFLSFAIEGLGIYALSQFGQNPIAFVLLTGLVFFAWGEIYSLFPATCGDTFGSKYAATNAGLLYTAKGTAALIVPYTSVLTTMTGSWHTVFLVAAGLNILAALLALFVLKPMRAAYTKKPEAGLAPVLAQ
- the frc gene encoding formyl-CoA transferase; the encoded protein is MTKALEGVRILDFTHVQSGPTCTQLLAWFGADVIKVERPGVGDATRQQLQDIPDVDSLYFTMLNHNKRSITLDSKNPKGKEVLWRLIKECDVLVENFAPGALARMGLTWEKIHEANPRMILASVKGFGPGRYEDCKVYENVAQCAGGSASTTGFRDGIPMVTGAQIGDSGTGLHLALGIVTALYHRTQSGLGQKVDCAMQDGVLNLCRVKLRDQQRLAHGPLREYSQFGEGIPFGEATPRAGNDSGGGQPGRILRCKGWEQDPNAYIYVITQAAVWEPICDIIGEPDWKTDPNYATPKGRLPHLNEIFTRIEAWTMKMSKFEAMDTLNKYDIPCGPILSMKEIAEDEALRKTGTIVEVDHPTRGKYLTVGNPIKLSASPSEVVRSPLLGEHTDEILRSVLGYTEAEVGEIANSGAIGAIQKIAAE
- a CDS encoding MHYT domain-containing protein, with the protein product MVHTGYNPALVALSIGISIFASYTALDLGARIRGPVPGAQWPWIAGAALAMGGGIWSMHFVGMLAFEMGLPAAYDIGLTLLSLLIAVAFTGGAFLWVAYQGEGLAGLLIAGPLMGLGVAAMHYTGMAALQIPGRLAYSAAVVALSVAIAVTAATAALWLAFRQHGVWQKLAAASIMGLAVAGMHYTGMAAATITASEAGAHAAHAGLVPQRQENLALYVAGATFLILFLAMLASSIDQQRVQRELLASEARFRAAVQAVRGVLWTNDATGRMLGDQPGWSAITGQARGAYQGFGWADAVHPDDRQESVDRWNETVRARRTFVHEHRVRCHDGTWRHFAIRAVPVLDDRGEVREWVGVHTDITEQRQAEADLRESNEEIQRYAYIVSHDLRSPLVNVMGFTSELEATRVEIRAALGGHPQAERIDADFGEALGFIKAAVNRMEGLIAAILKLSREGRRQFMPEPLDMTALLRSVVDAQRHQVEAAGATVTIADDLPSIVADRLAVEQIFGNLLDNAIKYLDPARPGRVTVTARPAGARGVCFSVTDNGRGIAERDHGRVFELFRRSGAQDRPGEGIGLAHVKALIRSFGGRIDITSKLGEGTTFNVTLPHGASTAVFEDREPAPLAAE